In the Telopea speciosissima isolate NSW1024214 ecotype Mountain lineage chromosome 2, Tspe_v1, whole genome shotgun sequence genome, one interval contains:
- the LOC122652939 gene encoding synaptotagmin-3-like, whose protein sequence is MGFIGSFFEIIGFAFGIPIGLFLGYLLFIYFEPTDVKEPIVRPLYELDANTLNDLLADIPLWVKYSDYERVDWLNKFVCDMWPYLDKAICSRIRSIAAPIVAEYIGKFHIESIDFESLTLGSLPPTINGIKVYDSNETELVIEPVIRWAANPNIILVLKLLSLRITVQLVDLQIFAAPRLTLKPLVPSFPCFASIVVSLMEKPHIDFGLKLLGGDIMAIPGLYRFVQETIKREVGRRYLWPQILEIPILDSSILLKKPVGILHVKVIRAVKLLKMDFLGTSDPYVKLSLTGEKLPAKKTTVKMKKLNPEWNEEFKLVVKDPESQALQLHVYDWDKVGSHDKLGMQVVPLKLLSPHEAKEFTLDLLKNVNPNDPQNKKRRGQIMVELTFKPFIEDIDRFNGPLDGSMKKESMRRRAQDEVVSNGPGVILVTVRGAVDVEGKDHNNPYARILFRGERRKTKMLKKTRDPSWNEEFQFMLEEVPINEKIHIEVMSKRSGFSFRHKESLGYVDINLTDVVNNGRINEKYNLIESKNGVIHIEIQWNTI, encoded by the exons ATGGGGTTCATTGGCAGTTTCTTTGAAATCATTGGCTTCGCATTCGGTATTCCAATAGGTCTCTTTCTGGGTTATCTTCTGTTCATCTACTTCGAGCCCACTGATGTCAAG GAACCAATTGTTAGGCCACTTTATGAGTTAGATGCAAACACTTTGAATGATCTTTTAGCAGATATTCCACTATGGGTGAAGTATTCGGATTATGAACGA GTTGATTGGTTGAACAAGTTTGTATGTGATATGTGGCCTTACCTTGATAAG GCTATATGCAGTAGAATAAGGAGCATTGCAGCACCAATAGTTGCTGAGTACATTGGGAAGTTTCACATTGAATCGATTGATTTTGAGAGTCTAACTCTCGGGTCTCTTCCTCCTACTATTAATG GGATTAAAGTGTATGATAGCAATGAGACGGAACTAGTTATTGAACCGGTTATTAGATGGGCTGCGAATCCCAACATTATTCTTGTGTTGAAACTGTTGTCTCTACGAATTACAGTGCAG CTGGTGGATTTACAAATATTTGCAGCACCCCGTTTAACTTTGAAGCCACTTGTTCCAAGCTTTCCATGCTTTGCAAGCATTGTAGTATCTTTAATGGAAAAG CCACATATCGAttttggattgaaattgctAGGAGGGGATATCATGGCCATCCCTGGCCTTTATCGATTTGTTCAG GAAACTATCaaaagagaagttggaagacGTTACCTGTGGCCCCAAATCCTTGAAATACCCATTCTTGACAGCTCAAT TCTGTTGAAGAAGCCTGTAGGCATATTGCATGTTAAGGTTATACGGGCAGTCAAACTCTTGAAGATGGACTTCTTGGGAACATCTGATCCATATGTGAAACTCAGCTTGACTGGTGAGAAGTTGCCGGCAAAGAAAACCACTGTCAAGATGAAGAAGTTGAATCCCGAGTGGAATGAAGAGTTCAAGCTTGTTGTAAAAGACCCTGAGTCTCAAGCCCTTCAGTTACATGTGTATGACTGGGATAAG GTTGGCTCCCATGACAAGTTGGGAATGCAAGTAGTACCACTGAAATTACTTTCTCCACATGAGGCAAAGGAATTTACGCTTGATTTGCTCAAGAATGTTAATCCAAATGATCCACAAAATAAGAAACGAAGAGGGCAAATTATGGTGGAGCTGACCTTTAAGCCTTTCATAGAAGACATTGACAGGTTTAATGGACCTCTGGACGGATCCATGAAGAAGGAAAGTATGAGAAGAAGGGCACAAGACGAAGTTGTGTCCAATGGACCAGGGGTAATTTTGGTCACTGTCCGAGGTGCTGTGGATGTTGAGGGGAAGGATCACAACAACCCTTATGCGCGAATACTTTTTAGAGGGGAGAGAAGGAAAACTAAG ATGTTAAAGAAAACCCGGGATCCATCTTGGAACGAAGAATTCCAGTTCATGTTAGAAGAAGTCCCTATAAATGAGAAGATCCATATTGAAGTTATGAGCAAACGGTCAGGCTTCAGTTTCAGACACAAG GAATCATTAGGTTATGTGGACATCAATCTTACAGATGTTGTCAATAATGGGCGCATCAATGAGAAATATAATCTGATTGAATCAAAGAATGGAGTGATACACATTGAGATACAGTGGAATACCATTTGA